Proteins encoded by one window of Haematobia irritans isolate KBUSLIRL chromosome 2, ASM5000362v1, whole genome shotgun sequence:
- the rau gene encoding RA domain-containing protein rau, whose product MLKHVQISPLRNRSDSVSLRSSTSCASSMCGSPEPPTATDLQRTPSRASSYSSLNEQLPQTTIKVFTSCLKIDIEYKTLGIQWDTTSKEVIAQLLRRLKMRHRDPRLFYLSMEVSVRRAGVKTIMVLDDDTRPAILQACHPKGESRFCLQLKPGGLIRVHTSALLPSSQYKSLVISEETTSDELLQLLLSCYNSMEPVEQFSIYEVCPGQEYQRKLHPDDIPLRAQNERCKRGETCHFLVRRNPNYARRRQILNALDEVEQAYTGSASASGSCSNKTFDGDCSMNSLDDSSSLLDISIETLSDDLQSLMTSDEDYECASSTSGSSDTSSEGSSSIRRTPSTLTVIPKTMENCTQCQNSYKSCDFCHKNQTKATDTTTSSSSLLTRNSSSVSNKGGIPTSYSPVYNIREIRTATHSFSCLGNDKKLLDMETNGRFDLSTCRLQRPQSVYVGRSVPRMILDATSATETTSAVALMKQQDVNGNHHATMATTTTTLGGEEVNNNPAKGLGHFVYI is encoded by the exons ATGCTCAAACACGTTCAAATTTCACCCCTACGCAATCGTTCAGATTCGGTCTCATTGCGTTCAAGTACATCATGTGCTTCATCCATGTGCGGTAGTCCTGAGCCACCCACCGCCACAGATTTACAGCGTACACCATCACGAGCCTCCAGCTATTCCAGCCTAAATGAACAATTACCTCAG ACCACTATTAAAGTTTTCACCAGCTGTTTGAAAATTGATATTGAGTATAAAACTTTGGGCATACAATGGGATACAACCAGCAAAGAAGTTATTGCACAATTATTGAGACG CCTTAAAATGCGTCATCGTGATCCTCGTCTCTTCTATCTGTCCATGGAGGTTTCAGTACGACGTGCCGGTGTTAAGACTATAATGGTTCTCGATGATGATACTAGGCCTGCGATTTTACAAGCCTGCCATCCCAAAGGTGAATCACGTTTTTGCTTGCAATTGAAACCTGGCGGTTTAATACGTGTTCACACCTCAGCCCTGTTACCCTCATCGCAATATAAATCTTTAGTTATCTCGGAAGAGACCACTTCAGATGAACTATTGCAATTGTTATTGTCATGTTATAATTCCATGGAACCCGTAGAACAATTCTCCATCTATGAG GTTTGTCCCGGCCAAGAATATCAACGTAAACTTCATCCTGACGATATACCATTGAGAGCCCAGAATGAACGCTGTAAACGTGGTGAAACTTGTCATTTCTTGGTTAGACGTAATCCTAATTATGCCAGACGCCGTCAGATTCTAAATGCCTTAGATGAAGTGGAACAGGCATATACGGGGTCTGCATCAGCCAGTGGTTCCTGCTCGAATAAAACATTTGATGGTGACTGCAGTATGAATTCATTAGATGATAGTTCCAGTCTTTTagatatttcgatagaaactcTATCGGATGATTTACAAAGTTTAATGACCAGCGATGAAGACTATGAATGTGCTTCGTCAACATCAGGATCTTCTGATACCTCCTCGGAGGGTTCATCCAGTATAAGACGTACACCCTCAACGCTAACGGTTATACCAAAAACCATGGAAAACTGTACACAATGCCAGAATAGTTACAAATCTTGtgatttttgccacaaaaatcaaACTAAAGCCACAGACACCACAACCAGCAGCTCTTCTTTGTTGACCCGTAACTCCTCAAGTGTTTCCAACAAAGGTGGCATACCCACAAGTTATAGTCCCGTATACAATATCCGCGAAATTAGAACTGCTACACATTCATTTTCATGCTTGGGAAATGATAAGAAGTTATTGGATATGGAAACGAATGGTCGTTTCGATCTTTCCACATGCCGCCTGCAGAGACCACAAAGTGTGTACGTGGGCCGTAGCGTACCACGTATGATTTTGGATGCAACCAGTGCGACAGAAACCACATCGGCAGTGGCTCTAATGAAGCAGCAGGATGTAAATGGTAATCATCATGCAACGATGGCAACGACAACCACAACATTGGGTGGTGAGGAGGTTAATAATAACCCTGCCAAGGGATTAGgacattttgtctatatttaa